Proteins encoded in a region of the Helicobacter sp. 11S03491-1 genome:
- a CDS encoding DUF2393 family protein, translating into MQEIKNSFLMVFHRLGYLELGLFLGIFIVFLIIFTLGLWFYPKKILSNFLFLLSFLTLISPPFVLQYLMQEKIYKIHISYHKVSPLVYADAFLVDVDVQNIGKATINKCLVSINVSGVKNKNWLARIKNAMYPQKVFTHLFRTKIKVNQTQHLLFMFDNYDYKNNPYTLNIDCF; encoded by the coding sequence ATGCAAGAAATAAAAAATTCATTTTTAATGGTTTTTCATCGATTGGGTTATCTTGAATTAGGTCTATTTCTTGGAATATTTATTGTTTTTTTAATAATTTTTACTTTAGGCTTATGGTTTTATCCAAAAAAAATTTTATCTAACTTTTTATTTTTGTTATCTTTTTTGACATTGATTTCTCCGCCTTTTGTGCTCCAATACCTGATGCAAGAAAAAATTTATAAAATCCACATCTCTTATCATAAAGTCTCTCCCTTAGTGTATGCAGATGCTTTTTTGGTCGATGTAGATGTCCAAAATATTGGCAAGGCAACTATCAATAAATGTCTTGTCAGTATCAATGTATCTGGAGTCAAAAACAAAAATTGGCTTGCGCGCATAAAAAATGCCATGTATCCACAAAAGGTTTTTACTCATTTATTTCGCACTAAAATAAAAGTCAATCAAACACAACACCTTCTTTTTATGTTTGACAACTATGATTACAAAAACAATCCTTATACCTTAAATATTGATTGTTTCTAA